One segment of Lytechinus pictus isolate F3 Inbred chromosome 13, Lp3.0, whole genome shotgun sequence DNA contains the following:
- the LOC135156429 gene encoding sulfotransferase 1C4-like, with translation MSSGFSTKVPDCVVQTCYEYEGVIIPNIMRKDVIERVRNFECRPDDLFIVTYPKAGTTWMEHLCMLIKHDGDASQLGGVHLVLMVPFLEMLQDRNNISTSRAFVDLPEKMPSPRTFKSHCHPPFLPLDIRTDDPKAKVIYVARNPKDTAVSYYHFCHYTPVLPKYESWDVFFEEFLANRAPHGSWFENVLPWWKRRNHPNVLFLKYEDMKKVGIICILYKNRLNSRKGNFKIELNLLRPP, from the exons ATGAGTTCAGGATTCTCAACTAAAGTTCCCGATTGCGTGGTCCAGACATGCTACGAGTATGAAGGCGTCATCATACCCAACATAATGCGCAAGGATGTGATAGAACGCGTCAGGAACTTTGAGTGTCGACCTGATGATCTCTTCATAGTAACCTATCCCAAGGCAG GTACAACTTGGATGGAGCACCTTTGTATGCTAATTAAACATGACGGTGATGCCAGCCAGTTAGGAGGCGTCCATCTTGTGTTGATGGTTCCATTTCTTGAGATGTTACAGGACCGTAATAACATTTCC ACGTCACGAGCATTTGTTGATTTGCCCGAGAAGATGCCATCTCCAAGGACGTTCAAATCTCACTGTCATCCACCCTTCTTACCCCTGGATATCCGAACCGATGATCCGAAAGCAAAG GTTATTTACGTGGCCCGAAACCCAAAGGATACGGCTGTCTCCTACTACCATTTCTGCCATTATACGCCGGTTCTTCCAAAATATGAATCTTGGGAtgttttttttgaggagttctTAGCTAATAGGg CTCCTCATGGATCTTGGTTTGAAAACGTGTTACCATGGTGGAAGAGAAGAAATCATCCTAATGTTCTCTTTCTCAAGTACGAAGATATGAAGAAGGTAGGAATTAtctgtatattatataaaaACCGACTCAATTCGAGAAAAGGtaattttaaaattgaattgaatttgcttcggccgccgtag